From Fibrobacter sp. UWR4, the proteins below share one genomic window:
- the yidD gene encoding membrane protein insertion efficiency factor YidD encodes MDKVRHVARSVLIAPIRLYQIIHPYFFHGVCRFQPTCSQYAIEAIRVHGILKGFYLAVFRILRCNPFCKGGYDPVPPKKERR; translated from the coding sequence ATGGATAAGGTCCGTCATGTGGCTAGGAGCGTTTTGATCGCGCCTATCCGTCTCTACCAGATTATCCATCCTTATTTCTTTCATGGCGTCTGCAGGTTCCAGCCCACCTGTTCTCAGTATGCAATTGAGGCAATCCGGGTACACGGAATCCTCAAAGGTTTCTATCTTGCGGTTTTTAGAATTTTAAGGTGTAACCCCTTCTGTAAAGGCGGTTACGATCCCGTACCTCCTAAAAAGGAAAGAAGATGA